One genomic region from Fundidesulfovibrio magnetotacticus encodes:
- a CDS encoding SLC13 family permease, which produces LITEALASNIGGTATLIGDPPNIMIASKAGFAFMDFINHLTPVIIITMIVWMLVWRAVFAKRLHVSEALKARIMAMDENALIKDRPLLRKSGTIMGLTILGFVLHGVFHFEPATVAMGGAALLLLLSDEDPHHVLAEVEWSTIFFFIGLFIIIGGTVKVGFIEMLSR; this is translated from the coding sequence CCTGATCACCGAGGCCCTGGCCTCCAACATCGGCGGCACGGCCACCCTCATCGGCGACCCGCCCAACATCATGATCGCCTCCAAGGCCGGGTTCGCCTTCATGGACTTCATCAATCACCTCACTCCGGTGATCATCATCACCATGATCGTCTGGATGCTGGTCTGGCGGGCGGTCTTCGCCAAGCGCCTGCACGTGAGCGAGGCGCTCAAGGCCCGTATCATGGCCATGGACGAGAACGCGCTCATCAAGGACAGGCCGCTTTTGCGCAAGTCCGGGACCATCATGGGGCTCACCATCCTGGGCTTCGTGCTGCACGGGGTGTTCCACTTCGAGCCCGCCACCGTGGCCATGGGCGGCGCGGCGCTCCTGCTCCTGCTCTCCGACGAGGACCCGCACCACGTGCTGGCCGAAGTGGAGTGGTCCACCATCTTCTTCTTCATCGGCCTGTTCATCATCATCGGCGGCACGGTGAAGGTGGGCTTCATCGAGATGCTCTCGCG